The following proteins are co-located in the Neodiprion virginianus isolate iyNeoVirg1 chromosome 6, iyNeoVirg1.1, whole genome shotgun sequence genome:
- the LOC124308017 gene encoding uncharacterized protein LOC124308017, with product MSESDGEQTARSVALEQAYVHEVYEQCAEKTAQSRHWPRIYQFLEELEPGALVCDVGCGNGKYLSVNQSIFKVGADRCKHLTDIAREKENEVLICDNLSLPFRDDSFDAVLSIAVVHHFATTERRIHALKELARVLRIGGRLVISVWAMEQRHRKFESQDVLIPWPKAYCLSSFSNGATYSGIPYADEIQHNQIAPKDFLTSKRNSRKKYGTKSYWIDPVLSPSPSTSSLSSPNETCYSFVRRALQKLAGGKRNCPGSRPWFLETWSQSGGKVKRHMQQEYDSGDVDDLPIELRRLEDLNATLNKYPDTLSVKSKSLGDILEIQRLNLVRSRSSIPGLCSTLTSDSFLNETAETPPLTNAKPKLVKQKSHFIEDVCVEISENTAIQELIKDLPDFQTVQRFPLKRGNVQKQSSLNEELMSIDRLKEKEKVRRNIMKQASLNEEIICNRKAFEAFKDSLYSTNATKRFQLLKSGLTNRIKQSTTNIEKVSGMSIKNGFVKMLQGWTSAENEDETSCSTMMPCEPVSSKLKPAEKVTTIIKKDAEIVERRLSREDGSDSSKDSSLQSDTSVDSEDSFASVIYVPKHDLSSIIDAISATPGCQLSAMSAPPSPRVKHPPDLMGPRLKLIPISPLLKQFPATSKSLPPTSPPGLSPRTLNSIPPRKFFSAFSSSHQTSIFDKLISADETDFNSSNQQKITDSQSSELLDPPSVCTDSTIEKHSPTKQVSPTQVENEPMSQATNTENVVSLDEAPLIPVPEEVSMPRAKMLTEKSSTESINEEESRKSRLNQIKELLKQKPGFATRCAKPSFPLVRRASAAAPGRLETVTRPLPRLLSLELFNPETDDLDSDSSGVSSPESVGSVISVISDERFTTVKDNVKLDGNGQEMSQNPNERRPSLVVRHSEFSHLDNNSAYELLTPRSLSESSTEVSLASSQSIRLLEAAAIVASSLEDAVETAIQVKPHSDMYSSKAQKYTTLDDSLKFPNSWRSDGASPSELQELLDDSKPNSFLPETKTWDEECRQQLIDFTEKLNENLIYDIDKYSQKTELEFSQDSKPKRIDLDVCVANLEPKVVNSFIIDSYIPRYKQLSGNEKLATCKYSELVDTNAWLNKCTNDMEISKTDNKPSDNLLGLECSNADISSKSVINNVLIERGNAEDIMDFVLVSNNGEYTVREKNEIKDTCTGQGVPEIQSQGGATRFIEEIEEKARIRFGNSIESSDIGDSIENTTSLSDFSQTESFRESVAMEKTHNGSSASLGSCNTECKSKNAKSKLQSEVRSASEEISSRPPMVRQQASVNSECILSATSNGTLTGSSSQESLPSDHGGGAITYHQYYHVFREGELDQLINKYVENLHIISSYYDHASWCIVAEKVQVWTI from the exons ATGTCTGAAAGTGACGGAGAGCAGACAGCTAGGTCTGTGGCCTTGGAGCAAGCATATGTCCACGAAGTGTACGAGCAATGCGCCGAGAAGACTGCCCAGAGTCGACACTGGCCTCGTATATATCAATTTCTTGAAGAGCTTGAGCCTGGGGCCCTTGTATGTGACGTTG GTTGTGGCAACGGGAAGTATTTGAGCGTCAATCAGAGTATATTCAAAGTTGGGGCAGACAGGTGCAAACATCTGACGGACATTGcacgagaaaaagaaaatgag GTCTTGATTTGTGACAATCTGTCGTTACCTTTTCGCGATGACAGCTTTGATGCAGTTTTATCCATTGCTGTTGTTCATCATTTTGCGACAACTGAGCGGCGAATTCACGCGCTTAAGGAATTGGCAAGAGTATTGCGAATTGGAGGACGGTTGGTAATATCTGTCTGGGCTATGGAACAGCGACACAGAAAG TTCGAGTCTCAAGATGTGTTGATTCCGTGGCCCAAAGCCTACTGTCTTAGCTCGTTTTCGAATGGAGCTACATATTCGGGAATTCCATATGCCGATGAAATACAACACAACCAGATAGCCCCAAAGGATTTTCTAACATCCAAGAG aaataGTCGAAAAAAGTATGGAACCAAAAGTTACTGGATTGATCCAGTGCTAAGCCCATCTCCCTCAACCAGCAGTCTCTCTAGTCCAAATGAAACATGCTACAGTTTTGTGCGCAGAGCCTTACAG AAATTGGCAGGAGGTAAGCGCAACTGCCCTGGAAGTCGTCCTTGGTTTTTGGAGACTTGGAGCCAAAGCGGAGGAAAAGTAAAACGGCACATGCAACAGGAATATGATAGCGGGGATGTGGACGATTTGCCAATAGAATTGCGCCGACTTGAGGACTTGAATGCAACGCTCAACAAATATCCTGACACCCTGAGTGTCAAGTCAAAAAGCCTTGGTGATATTCTGGAAATACAACGACTCAACCTAGTGAGATCACGCTCTAGTATACCTGGTCTCTGCTCTACGTTAACATCTGATTCGTTCTTAAATGAAACGGCCGAAACTCCACCCCTTACCAATGCAAAGCCTAAGCTTGTGAAGCAAAAGTCTCATTTCATAGAAGATGTATGTGtagaaatttctgaaaacacTGCCATTCAAGAACTCATTAAGGACCTTCCAGATTTTCAg ACTGTACAAAGGTTCCCTCTAAAACGTGGAAATGTACAGAAACAGAGCTCTCTGAACGAGGAGTTGATGTCTATTGATCGACtgaaggaaaaggaaaaagtgCGAAGGAACATAATGAAGCAAGCTTCGCTAAACGAGGAGATAATATGTAACCGAAAAGCATTCGAAGCATTCAAGGATTCACTTTATTCTACGAATGCTACAAAACGATTCCAACTGTTGAAAAGTGGCCTTACAAATAGAATAAAACAGTCAACCACGAATATAGAAAAGGTGTCTGGTATGTCAATTAAAAACGGATTTGTCAAAATGCTCCAAGGTTGGACATCTGCTGAAAACGAAGATGAAACAAGCTGCAGTACGATGATGCCCTGTGAGCCGGTGTCGTCGAAATTGAAACCCGCAGAGAAAGTTAcgacgataataaaaaaagatgcGGAAATAGTCGAGAGACGATTATCGCGCGAAGATGGATCAGATTCATCCAAGGACAGTAGTTTGCAAAGTGACACTAGTGTTGATTCGGAAGACAGTTTTGCTTCGGTTATTTACGTGCCAAAACACGACTTGTCATCCATTATTGATGCAATCTCAGCAACTCCTGGTTGTCAGTTAAGCGCTATGTCTGCTCCGCCTTCACCGCGAGTGAAACACCCTCCTGATTTAATGGGACCAAGATTGAAACTGATTCCGATATCACCGCTGCTTAAACAATTTCCTGCCACCAGCAAGTCGTTACCACCGACAAGCCCACCTGGACTATCTCCTCGTACGCTAAACTCAATACCACCTAGGAAATTTTTTAGCGCTTTTTCTAGTAGTCATCAAACTTCTATATTTGATAAACTGATTTCTGCTGATGAGACCGACTTCAATTCTAGCAATCAACAGAAAATTACCGATTCTCAAAGTTCGGAGCTACTTGATCCACCCAGTGTTTGTACGGATTCTACAATAGAAAAACACAGCCCTACAAAGCAAGTATCACCGACTCAAGTAGAGAACGAGCCAATGTCGCAAGCAACAAACACTGAGAATGTCGTATCATTGGACGAAGCCCCTCTGATCCCAGTACCCGAGGAAGTCTCGATGCCACGAGCTAAGATGTTAACTGAGAAATCCAGTACAGAATCTATCAACGAGGAAGAAAGTCGTAAATCGAGATTGAATCAAATAAAGGAACTCCTCAAACAGAAACCAGGCTTTGCGACTAGATGTGCCAAGCCGTCGTTCCCATTGGTCCGACGTGCCTCAGCGGCTGCTCCTGGTCGCTTAGAAACAGTTACTAGGCCTTTGCCGAGACTCTTGTCTTTAGAACTATTCAATCCGGAAACAGATGATTTGGATAGCGACTCAAGTGGGGTATCGTCCCCTGAATCTGTCGGTTCTGTAATCAGCGTGATATCGGACGAGCGTTTCACGACAGTTAAAG ATAACGTTAAATTGGATGGCAATGGACAAGAGATGTCGCAAAATCCAAACGAAAGGCGCCCATCTTTGGTGGTAAGGCATTCCGAATTTAGTCATTTAGATAACAACAGCGCGTACGAATTATTGACTCCCAGAAGCCTAAGTGAATCGTCGACGGAAGTGTCATTAGCATCGTCGCAATCAATTAGACTTTTGGAAGCAGCAGCCATCGTTGCCAGTTCTCTTGAGGATGCTGTGGAAACAGCAATCCAAGTGAAACCGCACAGTGACATGTACTCATCAAAAGCACAAAAATATACAACTTTGGATGATTCATTGAAGTTTCCAAATTCGTGGAGAAGTGATGGTGCCTCTCCCTCGGAGCTACAAGAGTTATTGGATGACTCAAAACCGAATTCTTTTTTGCCGGAGACAAAGACATGGGACGAAGAATGCCGACAACAGTTGATCGACTTTAcggaaaaattgaatgaaaaccTCATCTATGACATTGATAAATATAGCCAAAAAACTGAACTGGAATTCAGCCAGGATTCAAAACCGAAACGGATCGACTTGGATGTGTGTGTGGCGAACTTGGAACCTAAAGTCGTTAATTCTTTTATAATCGACTCGTATATACCTCGATACAAACAGCTGTCAGGCAACGAAAAATTGGCAACTTGTAAATATAGCGAACTAGTAGACACCAATGCCTGGTTAAATAAATGTACAAACGATATGGAGATTTCAAAAACTGACAATAAGCCAAGCGATAATTTGCTTGGGCTAGAATGCTCAAACGCAGACATAAGTAGTAAAAgtgtaattaataatgtacTCATTGAGAGAGGAAATGCCGAGGATATCATGGATTTTGTTTTGGTTTCAAATAATGGAGAATATACCGTTcgagagaagaatgaaattaaagaTACATGCACGGGACAAGGTGTTCCTGAAATACAGTCCCAGGGTGGCGCTACGAGATTTAtcgaagaaattgaagaaaaggCACGTATAAGATTCGGAAATTCGATCGAGTCAAGCGACATCGGAGATTCCATAGAAAACACTACCAGTCTTAGCGATTTCAGTCAAACCGAATCATTTCGAGAATCCGTAGCAATGGAAAAAACTCACAATGGTAGTTCAGCATCTCTCGGATCTTGTAATACCGAgtgtaaaagtaaaaatgcCAAGAGCAAACTTCAGTCCGAAGTACGTTCAGCTTCAGAAGAGATTAGCTCCCGTCCTCCGATGGTTAGGCAACAGGCGTCTGTTAATTCTGAATGTATATTATCTGCAACTAGCAATGGAACTTTAACAGGTTCATCTTCGCAAGAGTCATTGCCATCTGATCATGGAGGCGGAGCCATAACGTATCACCAGTACTATCATGTTTTCAGAGAAGGAGAGTTGGACCAActaattaataaatatgttgaaaatttacatattatttcgTCCTACTACGACCACGCGAGTTGGTGCATAGTTGCAGAGAAAGTGCAAGTCTGGACTATATGA
- the LOC124308031 gene encoding charged multivesicular body protein 2a produces MEWLFGKRVTPEEMLRKNQRALNKAMRDLDREKMRMEQQEKKIIADIKKLAKEGQMEAVKIMAKDLVRTRRYVKKFMLMKANIQAVSLKIQTLRSQNTMAQAMKGVTKAMQSMNKQLNLPQIQKILQEFEKQSEIMDMKEEIMNDAIDDAMEDEGDEEESDAVVSQVLDELGLQLTDQLSGLPQASGSLSVTGNKQPIATAVGGGGTAGGSDGAGNVNDADADLQARLENLRRE; encoded by the exons ATGGAGTGGCTATTTGGAAAACGTGTTACTCCTGAGGAGATGCTCCGAAAGAATCAAAGAGCTCTAAACAAGGCGATGCGAGACTTGGATAGGGAAAAAATGCGCATGGAGCAACAGGAGAAGAAGATTATTGCCGACATTAAAAAACTCGCCAAAGAGGGACAAATG GAAGCTGTTAAAATAATGGCTAAGGATCTTGTGAGAACAAGAAGATACGTTAAGAAGTTTATGCTAATGAAAGCTAATATTCAGGctgtttcattgaaaatacaaaCACTACGTTCTCAGAATACCATGGCGCAAGCTATGAAGGGTGTAACCAAAGCAATGCAGAGTATGAATAA ACAACTGAATTTACCACAAATCCAAAAAATCTTACAAGAATTTGAGAAGCAGTCCGAAATAATGGATATGAAGGAAGAAATCATGAATGATGCCATCGACGATGCAATGGAAGATGAaggagatgaagaagaaag CGACGCTGTTGTCTCCCAAGTCCTGGATGAACTTGGCCTGCAATTGACGGATCAATTGTCTGGTTTACCTCAAGCATCCGGATCTTTGAGTGTGACAGGAAATAAACAACCTATTGCAACAGCAGTTGGAGGTGGCGGAACCGCAGGCGGTTCAGACGGAGCTGGTAATGTCAATGATGCGGACGCAGACTTGCAAGCAAGGCTCGAAAACTTACGTCGTGAATAA